One Nitrososphaerales archaeon genomic region harbors:
- the rtcA gene encoding RNA 3'-terminal phosphate cyclase, translating into MEFLKIDGSYGEGGGQILRTSVALSAITKQPIEIFAIRAKRDNPGLRAQHVKAINAVASLCDAQTENVKVGSNNIKFVPGEMHGGSIKIDVGTAGSITLILQAVIPAASLSGKYVEIELKGGTDVRWSPTIDYLRFVVRAAFGMVGIDFDIDVLRRGYYPVGGGIVKATIRSCKKPRTINLTTVPKIEPKIVSVCSSLPAHVAQRQIAYALTKLQKANIACNSYSTSLEQSSSAGSSILVYSVSNYGPFIGGDAIGERGKRAEDVGADAAEKFLEAYNSGAPIDKYLADMIVLPLSFTDGKSTLMTNQASQHLLTNLYVISKIVGCKYDVSKVDGNYLVTIECRS; encoded by the coding sequence ATGGAATTTCTTAAAATCGATGGGTCATATGGTGAAGGCGGAGGACAGATCCTACGAACATCTGTAGCGTTGTCAGCAATTACGAAACAACCGATAGAAATTTTCGCTATTAGGGCAAAAAGGGACAATCCCGGTCTGAGGGCTCAACACGTAAAGGCGATAAATGCGGTAGCCTCATTATGCGATGCTCAAACTGAAAATGTGAAGGTGGGCTCTAACAATATCAAGTTCGTTCCAGGCGAAATGCATGGCGGTTCGATCAAGATAGATGTGGGTACGGCGGGAAGTATAACGCTGATACTGCAAGCAGTTATACCTGCAGCGAGCCTGTCAGGCAAATACGTAGAGATCGAATTGAAAGGTGGGACAGATGTACGGTGGAGCCCCACTATAGATTACTTGCGCTTTGTTGTGCGAGCTGCTTTCGGTATGGTTGGAATTGATTTTGATATTGATGTCCTGAGAAGAGGATACTATCCAGTGGGTGGGGGGATCGTGAAAGCAACCATAAGATCCTGCAAGAAACCGAGAACAATCAATCTGACAACAGTACCAAAGATAGAGCCAAAAATAGTGAGTGTATGTTCTTCACTACCGGCGCATGTGGCGCAGAGACAAATTGCGTATGCACTTACCAAGTTGCAAAAAGCTAACATTGCATGTAATTCTTACTCCACATCTTTAGAACAATCAAGCTCAGCAGGTTCGTCGATTCTAGTTTATTCTGTGAGCAATTACGGCCCTTTCATCGGCGGAGATGCTATAGGAGAGAGGGGGAAACGTGCAGAGGATGTAGGTGCTGACGCTGCGGAGAAATTTCTTGAAGCTTATAACAGCGGTGCTCCGATAGACAAGTACCTTGCTGATATGATCGTACTGCCATTATCCTTTACAGATGGCAAGTCTACATTAATGACAAATCAAGCATCACAACATCTACTAACAAATCTTTACGTTATTAGCAAGATTGTTGGATGTAAATATGATGTTAGTAAAGTAGATGGAAACTATTTGGTAACAATAGAATGCAGATCCTAG